A genome region from Clupea harengus chromosome 7, Ch_v2.0.2, whole genome shotgun sequence includes the following:
- the znf366 gene encoding zinc finger protein 366, translating into MAQPRSSPPAVGPGGDASSSSSPKTIDLSHLSGALALPLLLPPRPPLEMVDLSRLHLQRALARYDAPVQVKQEMLKPTPLWPSAPLLLPRPPLSSPYLPRLPPGMLPFPFYMPGPLMHLAPPGSFHPAPGPFRYNRGEEGSSSRRGLVAVERPTVHIDESYLVEVGDGQRRWQCRVCDKSYTSKYNLVTHVLGHRGIKPHGCPLCGKLFKQLSHLHTHLLTHQGARPHKCQVCQRAFTQTSHLKRHMLQHSAVKPHSCGVCGRGFAYPSELRAHQAKHERGRENVCVECGLDFATLAQLKRHLTGHRGPVSYSCTECHKTFQYPSQLQNHMMKHSDVRPHICSECGMEFVQSHHLKQHVLTHKGVKEHKCRICGREFTLLANMKRHVLIHTNVRAYQCHLCYKSFVQKQTLKAHMIVHSNIKPYKCKLCGKEFNRMHNLMGHMHLHSDSKPFKCLYCPSKFTLKGNLTRHMKVKHGIMDRGLDARVFRRRNRLCLSTQLGLLANFSQDEPFDLSRKSAPVAGLRLSQSDGESVRGSSCHEEDEESLCVRSCHEEDEESQGSPEPYTLEGEQPAEPLRVLSAEPTEEPAEDMEPVEDEDEEEDRESVCDDFERRGEKQQKQQQQQQQQLSSEREQFEYVRYYDSPQTLASRGGGGERGRCADATYRDSEISCE; encoded by the exons ATGGCCCAACCCAGATCCTCCCCTCCTGCCGTGGGGCCCGGGGGggacgccagcagcagcagcagccccaagACCATcgacctctctcacctctctggaGCCCTCGCGCTGCCCCTTCTGCTCCCGCCCCGGCCGCCCCTGGAGATGGTGGACCTGAGCCGGCTGCACCTGCAGCGCGCCCTGGCCAGGTACGACGCACCTGTGCAGGTCAAGCAGGAGATGCTGAAGCCAACGCCTCTGTGGCCATCTGCCCCGCTCCTcctgccccgcccccccctctcgTCTCCATACCTGCCCCGCCTCCCCCCGGGCATGCTGCCCTTCCCCTTCTACATGCCCGGGCCGCTGATGCACCTGGCCCCCCCCGGCTCCTTCCACCCGGCCCCCGGGCCCTTCAGGTATAACCGCGGGGAGGAGGGGTCCAGCAGCCGGCGGGGTTTGGTGGCTGTGGAGCGTCCCACCGTCCACATCGACGAGAGCTACCTGGTGGAGGTGGGCGACGGGCAGAGGCGCTGGCAGTGCCGGGTGTGCGACAAGTCGTACACCTCCAAATACAACCTGGTGACGCACGTGCTGGGCCACCGCGGCATAAAGCCCCACGGCTGCCCGCTCTGCGGCAAGCTCTTCAAGCAGCTGAGCCACCTGCACACGCACCTGCTGACGCACCAGGGCGCGCGCCCGCACAAGTGCCAGGTGTGCCAGCGGGCCTTCACCCAGACCAGCCACCTGAAGCGCCACATGCTGCAGCACAGCGCCGTCAAGCCCCACAGCTGCGGCGTGTGCGGGCGCGGCTTCGCCTACCCCAGCGAGCTGCGCGCCCACCAGGCCAAGCACGAGCGCGGGCGCGAGAACGTCTGCGTGGAGTGTGGCCTGGACTTCGCCACGCTGGCGCAGCTGAAGCGGCACCTGACCGGGCACCGCGGGCCCGTCTCCTACAGCTGCACGGAGTGCCACAAGACCTTCCAGTACCCCAGCCAGCTGCAGAACCACATGATGAAGCACAGCGACGTGCGCCCGCACATCTGCAGCGAGTGCGGCATGGAGTTCGTGCAGTCGCATCATCTCAAGCAGCACGTGCTGACTCACAAG GGGGTGAAGGAACACAAGTGTCGGATCTGTGGCCGTGAGTTCACCCTGCTTGCCAACATGAAGCGTCACGTGCTGATCCACACCAACGTGCGCGCCTACCAGTGCCACCTGTGCTACAAGAGCTTCGTGCAGAAGCAGACGCTCAAGGCGCACATGATCGTTCACTCAAACATTAAGCCCTACAAGTGCAAG ctGTGTGGGAAGGAGTTCAACCGCATGCACAATCTGATGGGCCACATGCATCTGCACTCCGACAGTAAGCCCTTCAAGTGCCTCTACTGCCCCAGCAAGTTCACCCTGAAGGGCAATCTCACGCGACACATGAAGGTCAAACACGGAATCATGGACCGCGGACTGGATGCTCGAG TATTCCGGCGGCGGAATCGTCTTTGTCTCTCCACCCAGCTGGGCCTGCTGGCCAACTTCAGCCAGGATGAGCCCTTTGACCTTTCCAGGAAGAGCGCGCCTGTGGCAGGGCTTCGTCTGTCTCAGTCCGATGGCGAGAGCGTCCGCGGCAGCTCCTGTcacgaggaggacgaggagagcCTGTGCGTCCGCTCCTGtcatgaggaagatgaggagagcCAGGGCAGCCCAGAGCCCTACACACTGGAGGGGGAGCAGCCTGCCGAGCCTCTCAGGGTTCTGTCAGCGGAACCAACCGAGGAACCGGCCGAAGATATGGAACCtgttgaagatgaagatgaagaggaggacagggagagtgtttgtgatgactttgagagaagaggggagaagcagcagaagcagcagcagcagcagcagcagcagctgtcttCAGAAAGAGAGCAGTTTGAGTACGTGCGTTATTATGACAGTCCCCAGACCTTAGCCTCCCGCGGCGGGGGAGGGGAGCGGGGGCGCTGTGCTGACGCCACTTACAGGGATTCAGAAATAAGCTGTGAATGA
- the mrps27 gene encoding 28S ribosomal protein S27, mitochondrial, which produces MAASVLQRCLSSVNVVLKCGTQSYLARRCLLSAAYTDNKLWDQRHSDPQNLAKLANLMERSYERKFPVSSLAIARFVDNVSSREEVDQAEYYLYRFRHSPNCWYLRPWTIHSWIRQCLKYEALDKALHTIQNKVQYGVFPDDYTFNLIIDAFLKNEDYQSACSVVEEVMLQEAFNSPTTQILSLFALTKHLALKPGLSLEEQRNLGASLYLAGLQQENSLGASAQCLGCALIGKMEMTQGMHSVFRQMPLMWTRGYLARALAVMETVSTGTGNVKISKDVLDRVEAVLEDLSATALPEACEGEEQRSDSSSDEEAPKITLDEEDEQERAKLPEYTATFKALRAQLQASGKEDPTSLEALAVSAAQGQLQAAEQPDIEQHRLTVSDWEAERRQLIQREKESREKMEQIAQERRATATATATA; this is translated from the exons ATGGCCGCCTCCGTCCTACAACGCTGTCTGTCGTCTGTCAATGTCGTCTTAAAATGTGGAACTCAGTCTTATTTAG CGCGGAGGTGTCTTCTGTCCGCTGCTTACACAGACAACAAACTATGGGACCAACGACATTCAGATCCTCAAAATCTCG CCAAACTGGCAAACCTGATGGAAAGATCATATGAGCGGAAATTCCCTGTCAGTTCCCTGGCGATTGCACGG TTTGTAGACAATGTATCTTCAAGAGAAGAAGTTGATCAAGCAGAgtactacttgtatag GTTCCGACACAGCCCAAACTGCTGGTACCTGAGACCTTGGACCATCCACAGCTGGATCCGCCAGTGTCTGAAGTACGAAGCTCTGGACAAAGCCCTCCACACTATACAGAATAAG GTGCAATACGGAGTATTTCCTGACGACTACACCTTCAATCTAATAATTGATGCATTCCTAAAAAATGAAGACTACCAAA gtgcGTGTTCTGTGGTGGAAGAGGTGATGCTCCAGGAGGCCTTTAACAGTCCCACCACTCAGATCCTTTCCTTGTTTGCCCTCACCAAACACCTCGCCCTCAAGCCAGGTCTCTCG TTGGAGGAGCAGAGAAATCTGGGAGCATCTCTATACCTCGCTGGTCTTCAGCAGGAGAACTCCCTGGGTGCGAGCGCTCAGTGCTTAGGCTGTGCTCTCATAG GGAAGATGGAGATGACGCAGGGAATGCACTCGGTGTTCCGGCAGATGCCCCTGATGTGGACGCGCGGTTACCTGGCACGGGCCCTCGCCGTCATGGAGACGGTGTCCACAGGAACTGGGAATGTGAAAATATCCAAAGATGTT ctGGATCGTGTGGAGGCTGTGCTTGAAGATCTCTCTGCCACGGCCCTGCCGGAGGCgtgtgaaggagaggagcagcGCTCTGATAGCAGCTCGGACGAGGAGGCGCCTAAGATCACCCTGGACGAGGAGGATGAGCAGGAGAGGGCCAAGCTTCCTGAATACACTGCCACGTTCAAG GCTCTGCGTGCCCAGCTCCAGGCCTCGGGGAAGGAGGACCCCACCTCTCTGGAGGCCCTGGCCGTCAGCGCGGCCCAGGGGCAGCTCCAGGCCGCCGAGCAGCCCGACATCGAGCAGCACCGGCTCACCGTGAGCGACTGGGAGGCCGAGCGGCGGCAGCTCAtccagagggagaaggagagcagggAGAAGATGGAGCAGATCGCACAGGAGAGGAgggccaccgccaccgccaccgccaccgcttAG